One Panicum virgatum strain AP13 chromosome 3N, P.virgatum_v5, whole genome shotgun sequence DNA segment encodes these proteins:
- the LOC120667186 gene encoding aspartic proteinase nepenthesin-1-like, with protein sequence MARPLLWLALLCASLTFTATCAGIRLELIHVDARANRTVAERMRRATERTHRRLASMGEVTAPVRWVETQYIAEYLIGDPPQRAEAIIDTGSNLIWTQCAGCRPGCFSQNLSFYDPSRSRTVQPVACNATACALGSETLCSRNRSACDVLTGYGAGAIAGVLGTEVFTFGSQNASLAFGCVTASRLTKGSLDGASGIIGLGRGALSLVSQLGDTKFSYCLTPYFSDAVNASRLFVGASAGLSGNTPAASVPFVKNPSDDLFGTFYFLPLAGITVGKAKLDVPAAAFDLRQVAPGQWAGTLIDSGSPFTSLVDVAYQALKAELVRQLGASLVPPPARSGLDLCVAQGDAGKLVPPLVLHFGSGGGGASSDVVVPAENYWAPVDDTTACMVVFNSAGPNATLPINETTIIGNYMQQNMHLLYDLGNGVLSFQPADCSAM encoded by the coding sequence ATGGCGAGACCCTTGCTCTGGCTGGCGCTCTTGTGCGCCTCCCTGACGTTCACCGCCACCTGCGCCGGCATCCGTCTCGAGCTCATCCACGTCGACGCCAGGGCGAACCGCACCGTGGCGGAGCGCATGCGCCGCGCCACCGAGCGCACCCACCGCCGGCTGGCGTCCATGGGCGAGGTGACCGCGCCCGTCCGCTGGGTGGAGACGCAGTACATCGCCGAGTACCTCATCGGCGACCCGCCACAGCGGGCCGAGGCCATCATCGACACCGGCAGCAACCTCATCTGGACGCAGTGCGCCGGCTGCCGCCCCGGCTGCTTCAGCCAGAACCTCTCCTTCTACGACCCGTCCCGGTCACGCACCGTCCAGCCCGTGGCGTGCAACGCCACGGCGTGCGCCCTCGGCTCCGAGACCCTATGCTCGCGCAACAGGTCGGCGTGCGACGTCCTCACCGgctacggcgccggcgccatcgCCGGGGTCCTCGGCACGGAGGTCTTCACGTTCGGGTCGCAGAACGCGAGCCTCGCGTTCGGGTGCGTCACCGCGTCGAGGCTCACCAAGGGCTCCCTGGACGGCGCGTCCGGCATCATCGggctcggccgcggcgcgctctCGCTGGTCTCCCAGCTCGGCGACACCAAGTTCTCCTACTGCCTCACGCCCTACTTCAGCGACGCTGTCAACGCGAGCCGCCTGTTCGTCGGCGCGTCCGCCGGCCTTAGCGGCAACACGCCGGCGGCCTCCGTGCCGTTCGTCAAGAACCCGAGCGATGACCTGTTCGGCACGTTCTACTTCCTGCCCCTGGCCGGGATCACGGTGGGGAAAGCCAAGCTCGACgtccccgcggcggcgttcgACCTCCGGCAGGTGGCGCCGGGGCAGTGGGCGGGCACGCTCATCGACTCCGGCTCCCCGTTCACGAGCCTCGTCGACGTGGCGTACCAGGCGCTGAAGGCGGAGCTGGTGCGGCAGCTCGGCGCCAGcctcgtgccgccgccggcaagaAGCGGCTTGGACCTGTGCGTGGCGCAGGGGGACGCCGGAAAGCTGGTACCGCCGTTGGTGCTCCACTttggaagcggcggcggcggagcttcgtCGGACGTGGTGGTGCCGGCGGAGAACTACTGGGCGCCCGTGGACGACACCACGGCGTGCATGGTGGTGTTCAACTCGGCGGGGCCGAACGCGACGCTGCCGATTAACGAGACGACCATCATCGGCAACTACATGCAGCAGAACATGCACCTGCTCTACGACCTCGGCAATGGCGTGCTCTCCTTCCAGCCGGCGGACTGCAGCGCCATGTGA